The genomic segment GGCGGGGCCGCACCGAAGTCGCCCAGCCACCGCTCGTACGTCTTCTTCCAGGTGCCGTCGGCCCGGTTGCGTTCGAGCACGGCGTTGACGAACCGGGTGAACTCCGGGTGCGCCTTCGACATGGCGATCGCGTACGGCTCCTCGGTGAAACGCTTGCCGATGACCTTCGCGTACGGGTCCTGCGCGGCCATGCCGGCCAGGATCGTGTCGTCGGTCGAGATGCCGTCGACCTCGTTGCGCTGGAACGCGACCAGGCAGTCGCCGAACGCCGGTTTGGCCACGGCCACCGGTTTCGTCGGCCGCTTGCCGATGTTCTCGAACGAGGTGGAGCCCGCCGCCGAGCACACCTTCTTGCCGCCGAGGTCGTCGATGCTCTTCGCCGTCGAGTTCTTCGACACGAGCACCTTCTGCCCGGCTTCGTAATAGATGCTGGAGAAGTTCACGTCCCGCCAGCGGTCGCAGTTGGCCGTCATGGTGTCCGCGACGATATCCACACTGCCGTCGGCCGCGGAACTGACCCGCTTGTCGTACCCGATGACTTTGATCTGGATCTTCGTGGGGTCGCCGAAGATGGCCTCGGCGATCTGGCGGCCCATGTCGACGTCGAAGCCCTCGATCTGCCCCGTGAAGGGGTTGCGCGAGCTGAACAGCAGCGTGTCCTGGCTGGTGCCGAGCACGAGCCGGCCGCGCTTCTGGATCGTCTCCATGTAACTGCCGGCGGGCATGTCGCCCGGCGCCGGCAGGGCGCTCGAGCCGGGCCGCAGGCTGGCCCGCGGGTTGCAGGCGGGCGCGGGCGCGCGCTCGGCCGGCGGGGCCGCGGTGACGGCGTTCTGCTGCGGCATCGAGGTGGTCGTGTCGAGCGGGCTGGTGTCGCCCGAGCAGGCGGCCAGGGCGGTGGTGGCGGCGAGCGCGGTGACGGCGAGGACGGCTCGGATGCGCATCAGCGGTACTCCTCCAGTCGCGCGCGCAGGCCGGCGAACGCGAAGATGCAGATCGCCACGGCCAGCAGGGGCCCCAGCACGGCGAGCAGGGTCAGCCCGCTGCCCGCACGGTCGATCTCACTGGTGAAGAACGCCTTGCGGTTCTCCAGCGCCGAGTCGAGGTCGCCGCGCAGGTCCTCGAAGACCTTGGTGGTCTGCGGGCCGATCGCCAGCGCGACCGCCTTGTCGTACTCGCCGTTGTCGTCGAGAGCGCGCACGTCCTTGTGGATCGCGGCGTACTTCTGGAACTGACTCGACGCTCGTTGCATGGTCCGGCCCAGCTGGGGGTCGAGCTCGTCGTACTGGTTGACCATCGGCCCGCCCCGCTGGTTGAGCCGCGCCTCGACGCTGGTGAAGTCCTGCTCGTACGGCCCGGAACCGGCCCGCGCGGCCAGCGTGAGCGCCTCGTC from the Paractinoplanes abujensis genome contains:
- a CDS encoding glutamate ABC transporter substrate-binding protein yields the protein MRIRAVLAVTALAATTALAACSGDTSPLDTTTSMPQQNAVTAAPPAERAPAPACNPRASLRPGSSALPAPGDMPAGSYMETIQKRGRLVLGTSQDTLLFSSRNPFTGQIEGFDVDMGRQIAEAIFGDPTKIQIKVIGYDKRVSSAADGSVDIVADTMTANCDRWRDVNFSSIYYEAGQKVLVSKNSTAKSIDDLGGKKVCSAAGSTSFENIGKRPTKPVAVAKPAFGDCLVAFQRNEVDGISTDDTILAGMAAQDPYAKVIGKRFTEEPYAIAMSKAHPEFTRFVNAVLERNRADGTWKKTYERWLGDFGAAPPPPTAVYDK